A genomic segment from Terriglobia bacterium encodes:
- a CDS encoding polysaccharide biosynthesis protein: MAPVSAVRRAAERVWASNTARWLILLSLDGGIAAASFWTAMMLRFDGRVTTPYAEELPGLILVLAGCRMLANLGFRLHRWSFRFSSLTDGARIGGAGLSGSCLFIAVLYLLEVHGTPRSVVVLELLLSTALMGALRFSPRLAGLYASDLARSFRKGTVRTLIVGAGSAGEMLLRDVQRSGGHDYQVVGFVDDDPGKWGMIVGGRKVLGAIAELPRIAAATHAVQVLIAIPKLQGKRIREILSLCADLKLRFKILPVSFAYLQQRGAAQMIQDLSPDDLLMRDPVTFADGGTPEAMAERTALVTGAGGSIGSEICVQLLKAGVKSLVMVEMNENGMYLLGRRLAREYPGREVSMEVADVRDPGRVRALFRKYRPRDVFHAAAHKHVPLMETAPGEAVKNNILGTRNVALAAHEFGAERFLYISTDKAVRPTSVMGTSKRIGEMVVRAMARRSFTRFCAVRFGNVLGSAGSVVPLFRDQIAAGGPVTVTHPDVRRYFMTISEAVSLVLRAAYGDYSELCVLDMGEQIRILDLARHMITMAGLVPDVDVPIVFTGLRPGEKLYEELLTEEEERQQRVHEKILAAECPAPPEDLDACIEELADAAESGRATRVIEVMRHLVPRYRPHGLTLVDEEEIERADVGSA; this comes from the coding sequence GCTGGCTGATCCTGCTGTCCCTCGACGGCGGGATCGCCGCGGCGAGCTTCTGGACCGCGATGATGCTCCGCTTCGACGGGCGGGTCACGACCCCGTACGCGGAGGAGCTGCCGGGGCTCATACTGGTCCTGGCCGGCTGCCGCATGCTCGCCAACCTCGGCTTCCGCCTGCACCGGTGGTCGTTCCGGTTCTCGAGCCTGACCGACGGCGCCCGGATCGGCGGGGCCGGCCTCTCCGGCTCCTGCTTGTTCATCGCGGTCCTCTACCTCCTCGAGGTGCACGGCACGCCGCGGTCGGTGGTGGTCCTCGAGCTCCTGCTCTCGACCGCCCTGATGGGTGCTCTGCGCTTCTCGCCCAGGCTCGCCGGCCTCTACGCGTCGGACCTGGCGCGGAGCTTCAGGAAGGGGACCGTCCGCACGCTGATCGTCGGCGCGGGGTCGGCGGGCGAGATGCTCCTCCGGGACGTCCAGCGCTCGGGAGGGCACGACTACCAGGTGGTCGGGTTCGTGGACGACGACCCCGGCAAGTGGGGGATGATCGTCGGCGGGAGGAAGGTGCTGGGGGCGATCGCCGAGCTGCCGCGGATCGCCGCGGCGACCCACGCGGTCCAGGTCCTGATCGCGATCCCGAAGCTCCAGGGGAAGCGGATCCGGGAGATCCTGTCGCTCTGCGCCGATCTCAAGCTGCGGTTCAAGATCCTTCCGGTGTCGTTCGCGTACCTCCAGCAGCGCGGCGCCGCGCAGATGATCCAGGACCTGTCGCCGGACGACCTCCTCATGCGCGACCCCGTGACGTTCGCGGATGGCGGAACGCCGGAGGCGATGGCGGAGCGGACGGCCCTCGTGACCGGCGCGGGCGGCTCCATCGGCAGCGAGATCTGCGTCCAGCTCCTCAAGGCCGGGGTCAAGTCCCTGGTCATGGTGGAGATGAACGAGAACGGCATGTACCTCCTGGGCCGGCGCCTCGCCCGCGAGTACCCCGGGCGCGAGGTGTCGATGGAGGTCGCGGACGTCCGGGATCCCGGGCGGGTGCGGGCGCTGTTCCGGAAGTACCGGCCCCGGGACGTCTTCCATGCCGCGGCGCACAAGCACGTGCCGCTCATGGAGACGGCCCCCGGCGAGGCGGTCAAGAACAACATCCTGGGCACCCGGAACGTCGCCCTGGCGGCGCACGAATTCGGCGCCGAGCGGTTCCTGTACATCTCCACCGACAAGGCGGTCCGGCCGACCAGCGTGATGGGGACGAGCAAGAGGATCGGCGAGATGGTCGTGAGGGCCATGGCGCGGCGGTCCTTCACCCGGTTCTGCGCCGTCCGGTTCGGGAACGTCCTGGGCTCGGCCGGCTCCGTCGTCCCGCTCTTCCGCGACCAGATCGCGGCCGGCGGGCCCGTGACCGTGACGCACCCCGACGTGCGCCGGTATTTCATGACGATCTCGGAAGCGGTGTCGCTCGTCCTGCGCGCGGCGTACGGCGACTACTCCGAGCTGTGCGTCCTCGACATGGGGGAGCAGATCCGCATCCTCGACCTCGCGCGCCACATGATCACGATGGCGGGGCTCGTGCCGGACGTGGACGTGCCCATCGTGTTCACAGGGCTGAGGCCCGGGGAGAAGCTCTACGAGGAGCTGCTCACCGAGGAGGAGGAGCGGCAGCAGAGGGTCCACGAGAAGATCTTGGCCGCCGAGTGCCCCGCCCCGCCGGAGGACCTCGACGCGTGCATAGAGGAGCTGGCCGACGCCGCGGAGTCCGGCCGGGCCACCCGGGTGATCGAGGTGATGCGCCACCTGGTCCCGCGCTACCGGCCGCACGGCCTCACGCTCGTGGACGAGGAGGAGATCGAGCGGGCCGACGTCGGGAGCGCGTAG